One Cucurbita pepo subsp. pepo cultivar mu-cu-16 chromosome LG09, ASM280686v2, whole genome shotgun sequence DNA window includes the following coding sequences:
- the LOC111801924 gene encoding protein WHAT'S THIS FACTOR 1, which yields MFLNKLPATKILQKSRKNPLLSLCFPFANPPYTFTQKSGYVDVYMKWKKDSYYDSIEHILNSIQLKSVISFKNCIAQDPNGCIPISAVSKRGLEMGVSMRVSRFLRLYPSIFEEFTGPLYNHPWFRLTPKAAEIDEEEKRVYQNCREDLICRLKKFILMSKNNVLPLKIIQGMQWYLGIPDEFLQNPEVNLDGSFKLVTMEDKLEGLAVECDEKFMSVMQKNAIKKGVYSCGTMEALEFPLFPSKGLRLRRKIEDWLMEFQKLPYVSPYEDFSHLDPNSDISEKRLVGFLHELLSLFVEHSAERKKLLCLKKHMGLPQKVHKAFERHPHMFYLSLRNKTCTAILKEAYCDKASIERHPILRIRRKYINLMKESEVILKNRRFGNGLAHREGLVDLDLDLDLDAADGDQREIPKC from the coding sequence ATGTTCCTCAACAAACTACCCGCCACCAAAATCCTTCAAAAAAGCCGCAAAAACCCCCTTCTATCCCTCTGTTTCCCCTTCGCGAATCCTCCTTATACCTTCACACAGAAGTCCGGCTATGTCGATGTCTAcatgaaatggaagaaagatTCGTATTACGATTCCATCGAGCATATCCTCAACTCCATCCAACTCAAATCCGTCATCTCTTTCAAAAACTGCATCGCCCAAGACCCAAATGGGTGCATCCCAATCTCTGCCGTTTCTAAGCGAGGGCTCGAAATGGGTGTGTCGATGAGGGTTTCGAGGTTTCTAAGGTTGTACCCATCAATTTTTGAAGAGTTCACAGGTCCTCTATACAATCATCCTTGGTTCAGATTGACCCCAAAAGCTGCTGAGattgatgaagaagagaaaagggtTTATCAGAATTGCAGGGAGGATTTGATATGCAGGTTGAAGAAGTTCATACTGATGAGTAAGAATAACGTTCTGCCATTGAAGATAATCCAAGGTATGCAATGGTATTTAGGGATTCCTGATGAATTTTTGCAAAATCCAGAAGTTAATCTTGATGGGTCTTTTAAGTTAGTTACAATGGAAGATAAATTAGAAGGATTAGCTGTGGAATGTGATGAGAAGTTCATGTCTGTGATGCAGAAAAACGCCATTAAAAAAGGTGTTTATTCTTGTGGAACAATGGAAGCTCTTGAATTCCCACTCTTCCCCTCAAAGGGCTTAAGGTTGAGGAGGAAGATTGAGGACTGGTTAATGGAGTTTCAAAAGCTTCCTTATGTATCTCCCTATGAAGATTTTTCACATTTGGATCCAAATAGTGATATATCAGAGAAAAGATTGGTGGGTTTTCTTCATGAATTGCTTAGTTTATTTGTGGAACATTCAGCAGAGAGGAAGAAGCTTCTGTGCCTTAAAAAGCATATGGGTTTGCCTCAGAAGGTTCATAAGGCATTTGAGAGACATCCTCACATGTTTTACTTGTCTTTAAGAAACAAGACTTGTACTGCTATTCTTAAAGAGGCTTATTGTGATAAAGCTTCTATTGAGAGACACCCTATATTGAGAATTAGGCGAAAGTATATCAATCTGATGAAGGAATCTGAAGTGATTTTGAAGAACAGGAGATTTGGTAATGGTCTTGCTCATCGAGAAGGTCTGGTGGACTTGGATTTGGACTTGGATTTGGATGCTGCAGATGGAGATCAAAGGGAAATTCCTAAGTGTTAA